The window GAACCTGAACCCAATCAACAAGATCATCCTGACAGCATCGGGTGGACCATTCCTGGGCAAAAAACCCAATTTTTTGGTGAATGTGAAGCGCGATCATGCTTTGCAGCATCCCAACTGGAGCATGGGTGCGAAGATCACCATTGATTCGGCCACCCTCATGAACAAGGGTTTGGAGATGATCGAAGCCAAGTGGCTCTTCAACCTCAAGCCGGAGCAGGTGCAGGTGGTCATTCACCCGCAGAGCATCATCCATAGCATGGTACAGTTTGAGGATGGCAGCATCAAGGCGCAGATGGGATTGCCCGATATGAAGTTGCCGATCCAGTATGCCATGGCCTTCCCGCAGCGCATACCCAACCAGTTTCCCCGTTACGATTTCCGTAAGCCCAATACCCTCACATTCGAGGAACCCGATGTAAAGACCTTCCGTAACCTGGCTTTAGCCACAGATGCATTGTTCAAAGGTGGAAACCTCCCCTGCGTCCTGAATGCAGCGAATGAGATCGCCGTCTTTGCCTTCCTGCGCAACCGCGTTGGATTCCTGGACATGACCGAAGTGATCGAGCGGACCATGGGAAAGGTAAGGTTCATCGAACACCCAACCCTGGACGAGTATTTCGACAGCGATGCAGAGGCCAGGGAATATGCTGCTTCCCTGATCCATTTGTAGGGGACCAGGCTGACAAGTTGAATCCAATCCCATTCCGGGCTTTCCAAGACTCCCAACTACGCAGTATCTTACAGCAATGTGTGATACCTTTTATATCCCACCCCATCTTACCCGTGATGGGCAGGCCATATTTGCCAAGAACTCGGACCGGGAGCCTAATGAGGCGCAACACCTGGTTCGCTATCCCCGGCAGTTCAGGGATACCGATGAGGTCAAAGCGACCTATATAACGGTTCCGCATAACCGAGAAATATTTGAAGTGATCCTTAGTAAACCCTTCCAGATGTGGGGGGCGGAAATGGGGATCAATGAGAACCAGGTGGTGATCGGCAACGAAGCGGTATTCACGAGGATGCCCATTGCCAGGAAGAACGATGGCCTGACAGGTATGGATTTGATCAGGCTGGCACTGGAAACCTCCAGATCGGCGGAAGCGGCACTCCGCCATATCTGCAGGTTGGTGGAAAGTTATGGCCAGGATGCCTGTGGGGGATATACCAACCGTAATTTTTTTTACCACAATAGTTTCATCATAGCTGATCCCCGCGAAGCCTATGTATTGGAAACGGCGGGCCGATTCTGGGTATATCGCAAATTGAGGTCCTATTATGCCATTTCCAACCGCCTCAGTATTACCCACGAGTGGGATGGTATCAGCGATGGCGCAATAGATTTTGCTGGCAAAAAAGGATGGTCTAAGGGAATGAAGGATTTCAGCTTTGCCGATGCATTTTCCGCCCCCTTAATGAGTCGGTTGTCCATGGCCGTTAAACGTCGCGAATGCAGCATGATGCACCTTGGAAGTTTGCAGGGTACGGCAGGCTTACAGGATGCTTTCAAGGTATTAAGGAGCCATGCGGTGGACCATGGTTTTGATCCCTCTGATGGCAGGATGGATAGCCTATGCCTGCATGCCACGGGTTTATTGACCCCTTCCCAAACCACGGGCTCCATGGTAACTGTATTAAGGAAAGATGCGCAACCCTCCATCTGGGCAACAGGAAGTTCCGCACCCTGCCTGAGTGTGTTCAAGCCATTTTACTTTGATGATGATGTGTTGGATGGGAAGAACTTCAGGTTGCCATCTGCAAGGGCCGATCAAAGCTATTGGTGGCAATGGGAGCGATGGCACCGCAAGGCGCTTTGCCAGTATACCCATGCCCATGAACTGGCCCATAACCTGTTCTACCCACTCGAAGATCGTTGGGTTGAATTTCATGAAAGGTCAAAAGAGGGTGATACAGACCGGGCTATCCTGAGAAAGGCATCTGCTGCCTGTGTGAGCGAGTCACTGGACTTGTTGGGCAATGCCCTTGACCAATTAAAGGAAAATGGAAAGTATAGAGGTTGGTTCTACCGATATCATTGGCGTAAATGGAACAGGGAGGCAGGGATAAAGTAGGATTTTTATTTTCATCTACGGGTGGAGGATAAATTATCCAAAACCCATTAGCCATATTCCTGTGGGGTAGGAAAAAATACGGCACTGTGAGCAGTGCCGTCTCATGTTCTGGCGGGACACACATGCCAGCTCGCCAAAACTGTTCCCGAAGGAACGTTTTCCAAACAATGATCAATTTCTTACAGTAACTGTATCTGCCTTCAACAAGGTCATATCGTTATAATAGCGAATCACGTATTTACCTTCCATGTACAAAGGCAATGAGAAGGCTGTATCCAGCTGGAATAGTCCTGTCCCGCAATTCAGGTTGCTGGTATCGGCAGGGTAGCTGCCATATGCCCTGATGTCATAGGTGTTCTGGACATTGCTGCGGACATCAAAACCTACAAATTCATAACATTTGTTCGATCCCTTTACACTTACCCTGGCATTGATCCTGCTGCCGGGAACGGTCTCGGCTGGTGTCTGGGCACCGGTGATCTGCAGGGGAACCAAAACCCTTCCTGTCTTATTCTCTACAGTTTTAAGGCATCCCGTCAGGCTGGTGAAAACAACCAATGCCGCCAATAACTTTTTCATACTGGATTTTAGGGAGCTTGACAGGCAGCGATAGGGTAGCGTTGCACCATGCAGGAGGAAAAAATATTCCTATAGGTCACCCCAAATGGCTATAGCCTTCAAATTCAATGGGAATGGCCTTTTCTTTCATAAAATTTTATGATGCGGATAGGCGTTTTTAGCAGATATTTGTCTTTATCCTAAATGTATCTGACGG is drawn from Flavihumibacter rivuli and contains these coding sequences:
- a CDS encoding 1-deoxy-D-xylulose-5-phosphate reductoisomerase; this encodes MQKRIAIFGSTGSIGTQALEVIAANPQLFSAEVLTAQQNDELLISQALQFKPNIVVIGDESKYKKVKDALASTDTKVFAGEKALEEVAALDCYDLMLAAIVGFAGLKPTLQAVEQGKPVALANKETLVVAGDIVMKKAVEKRVPIIPVDSEHSAIFQCLVGENLNPINKIILTASGGPFLGKKPNFLVNVKRDHALQHPNWSMGAKITIDSATLMNKGLEMIEAKWLFNLKPEQVQVVIHPQSIIHSMVQFEDGSIKAQMGLPDMKLPIQYAMAFPQRIPNQFPRYDFRKPNTLTFEEPDVKTFRNLALATDALFKGGNLPCVLNAANEIAVFAFLRNRVGFLDMTEVIERTMGKVRFIEHPTLDEYFDSDAEAREYAASLIHL
- a CDS encoding C69 family dipeptidase, with the protein product MCDTFYIPPHLTRDGQAIFAKNSDREPNEAQHLVRYPRQFRDTDEVKATYITVPHNREIFEVILSKPFQMWGAEMGINENQVVIGNEAVFTRMPIARKNDGLTGMDLIRLALETSRSAEAALRHICRLVESYGQDACGGYTNRNFFYHNSFIIADPREAYVLETAGRFWVYRKLRSYYAISNRLSITHEWDGISDGAIDFAGKKGWSKGMKDFSFADAFSAPLMSRLSMAVKRRECSMMHLGSLQGTAGLQDAFKVLRSHAVDHGFDPSDGRMDSLCLHATGLLTPSQTTGSMVTVLRKDAQPSIWATGSSAPCLSVFKPFYFDDDVLDGKNFRLPSARADQSYWWQWERWHRKALCQYTHAHELAHNLFYPLEDRWVEFHERSKEGDTDRAILRKASAACVSESLDLLGNALDQLKENGKYRGWFYRYHWRKWNREAGIK